In Eucalyptus grandis isolate ANBG69807.140 chromosome 4, ASM1654582v1, whole genome shotgun sequence, the following proteins share a genomic window:
- the LOC104431231 gene encoding splicing factor YJU2-like isoform X2: MLPELHFESSYLPRVRRRPMKQPVKVRIMLPMSIRCNTCGSHICQGTKFKSRKEEVVGETYLGNQRFRFYFTCTNCSAVLAIKTQPQHPDCEVESGATRVVENGQRKREAEEMGDVMKSRTYDLNREIDSLPPLDDMNSMK; encoded by the exons ATGCTGCCGGAGCTACACTTCGAGTCTTCGTACCTGCCTAGGGTTCGGAGGAGGCCCATGAAACAGCCGGTTAAGGTTCGGATCATGCTGCCGATGAGCATCCGGTGCAACACCTGCGGGAGTCACATCTGCCAGGGCACAAAGTTCAAGTCCAGGAAGGAGGAAGTCGTCGGCGAG ACGTACTTGGGGAACCAGAGATTCAGGTTTTACTTCACATGCACCAACTGCTCTGCCGTGCTCGCGATCAAAACCCAGCCGCAGCATCCGGATTGCGAGGTGGAGTCCGGAGCGACGAGG GTGGTGGAGAATGGGCAAAGGAAGAGGGAGGCTGAAGAGATGGGCGATGTCATGAAGTCTAGGACGTATGATTTAAATAGAGAGATCGATAGTCTCCCGCCTCTTGATGATATGAATTCCATGAAG TAG
- the LOC104440665 gene encoding protein TIC 20-I, chloroplastic, producing the protein MHLILGVWVTNPASKPTVPSNSVIARSHAVHTKATLLSIRSSWRPHIEFKQWSNKCLLHQNISSASTTLVRGDNDGLSFSLPIIPSRRRPCRAPRASKDVPYSFRFPPMTKKPRWWWRTLACLPYLMPLHETWMYAETAYHLHPFLEDFEFLTYPFLGAIGKLPSWFLMAYFFVAYLGVVRRKEWPHFFRFHVVMGMLLEIALQVVGMVSRWMPLAVYWGKVGMHFWTAVAFAYLFTVLESIRCALAGMYADIPFVCDAAYIQIPYD; encoded by the exons ATGCACCTCATTCTTGGGGTGTGGGTCACAAATCCCGCTTCTAAGCCCACAGTGCCTAGTAACTCGGTTATTGCTCGTAGTCATGCCGTACATACCAAGGCCACTTTGTTGAGCATCCGGAGTTCATGGAGACCTCATATAGAGTTTAAGCAATGGTCCAACAAAT GTTTGCTGCACCAGAACATATCCTCAGCATCCACCACTCTTGTAAGAGGAGACAATGATGGCCTGTCATTCTCACTTCCAATTATCCCCAGCAGACGGAGGCCTTGCAGGGCCCCACGAGCATCCAAGGACGTACCATACAGTTTTAGATTCCCTCCTATGACCAAGAAGCCGAGGTGGTGGTGGAGAACCTTAGCGTGTCTCCCTTACTTGATGCCTCTCCACGAGACCTGGATGTATGCCGAGACAGCTTATCATCTTCACCCCTTCTTAGAAGACTTTGAGTTTTTGACGTACCCCTTCCTCGGGGCCATCGGGAAGCTGCCGAGTTGGTTTCTAATGGCTTACTTCTTTGTCGCCTACTTGGGGGTAGTGAGACGGAAGGAGTGGCCTCACTTCTTCAGGTTTCATGTGGTGATGGGCATGCTGTTGGAGATAGCCCTGCAGGTGGTAGGGATGGTGAGCCGTTGGATGCCGCTCGCGGTCTACTGGGGAAAAGTGGGGATGCATTTCTGGACGGCTGTGGCATTCGCGTACCTGTTTACCGTGTTGGAGTCCATAAGATGTGCCCTTGCGGGCATGTACGCCGACATCCCCTTTGTGTGCGATGCCGCATATATCCAGATTCCATATGACTAA
- the LOC104440666 gene encoding histidinol dehydrogenase, chloroplastic, producing the protein MDRQFLCCNRSGALAELLPAPQFRAFSSPVIEGRRKNCSIAELLPTPRLRAFSSPVVKGSRRNCSITGSKISCSMKSYKLSELTHSELNSLKARPRIDFSKIFSVVTPIVDGIHSRGDAAVKEYTARFDKVELEKIVENVSDLPDPELDATVREAFDVAYNNIHAFHSAQKSPEKSIENMKGVRCKRVARSIGSVGLYVPGGTAVLPSTALMLAVPAQIAGCRTVVLATPPSQDGSICKEVLYCAKKAGVTHILKAGGAQAIAAMAWGTESCPKVEKIFGPGNQYVTAAKMIVQNSEAMVSIDMPAGPSEVLVIADKYASPVHIAADLLSQAEHGPDSQVVLVIAGDGVDIKATEEEINKQCGSLPRGEFASKALSHSFVVFARDMVEAVYFSNLYAPEHLIINVKDAEKWESFIENAGSVFLGQWTPESVGDYASGTNHVLPTYGYARMYGGVSLDSFQKYMTVQSLTEEGLRNLGPYVAVMAEVEGLEAHKRAVTLRLKDIEAKHASNVC; encoded by the exons ATGGACAGACAGTTTCTTTGCTGTAACCGGAGCGGTGCTTTGGCCGAACTGTTGCCCGCTCCTCAATTTCGCGCATTCTCTTCGCCAGTCATCGAGGGTCGTCGGAAAAATTGCTCCATAGCCGAGCTACTGCCCACTCCTCGACTTCGAGCATTCTCTTCGCCAGTCGTCAAGGGTAGTAGGCGAAATTGCTCCATAACCG GATCGAAAATAAGTTGTTCCATGAAGTCTTACAAGCTGTCAGAGCTTACACATAGCGAGCTCAATAGTCTGAAGGCCCGACCGCGTATTGATTTCTCGAAAATCTTTAGTGTG GTCACTCCGATTGTCGATGGCATCCACAGTAGAGGCGATGCTGCAGTCAAAGA GTACACTGCAAGATTTGACAAAGTTGAGCTGGAGAAGATAGTTGAGAACGTGTCTGACCTTCCAGACCCAGAG CTTGATGCAACAGTGAGGGAAGCTTTTGATGTGGCCTATAATAATATACATGCCTTCCATTCGGCTCAAAAATCCCCTGAAAAGAGCATCGAGAATATGAAA GGTGTCAGATGTAAAAGGGTGGCCAGGAGCATTGGCTCCGTAGGCCTTTATGTTCCCGGAGGTACTGCAGTTCTACCATCAACAGCACTTATGCTTGCAGTT CCTGCACAGATTGCTGGGTGTAGGACTGTTGTTCTTGCAACCCCCCCAAGTCAGGATGGCAGCATTTGCAAG GAAGTACTATACTGTGCCAAGAAAGCTGGTGTGACTCACATCCTTAAAGCTGGAGGAGCACAG GCCATAGCTGCCATGGCATGGGGAACTGAATCCTGCCCGAAG GTTGAGAAGATATTTGGTCCAGGAAATCAGTATGTCACTGCTGCAAAAATGATTGTCCAA AACAGTGAAGCAATGGTTTCCATTGACATGCCTGCGGGTCCTTCGGAAGTTCTTGTCATTGCAGACAAGTATGCCAGTCCAGTCCACATAGCAGCTGATCTGTTATCCCAG GCTGAACATGGTCCTGACAGTCAAGTTGTTCTTGTCATAGCTGGGGATGGAGTGGATATAAAGGCTACTgaggaagaaataaacaagCAGTGTGGGAGTCTTCCTAGGGGAGAGTTTGCTTCAAAAGCTTTAAGCCACAGCTTCGTTGTGTTTGCTCGTGATATGGTTGAG GCAGTTTACTTCTCAAATTTGTATGCCCCTGAGCATCTTATCATCAATGTAAAAGATGCTGAGAAGTGGGAGAGCTTTATTGAGAATGCAG GCTCTGTATTTTTAGGCCAGTGGACACCAGAGAGTGTTGGAGACTATGCCAGTGGTACAAATCACGTCCTTCCGACTTATGGGTATGCACGAATGTATGGTGGAGTGTCTCTCGACTCCTTTCAGAAGTACATGACAGTTCAGTCTCTGACAGAGGAAGGGTTGAGAAACCTTGGCCCATATGTGGCCGTTATGGCTGAAGTCGAGGGATTGGAAGCCCACAAGAGAGCTGTTACCCTTAGGCTTAAGGACATTGAAGCGAAACACGCTTCAAATGTCTGCTGA
- the LOC104431231 gene encoding pre-mRNA-splicing factor CWC22 homolog isoform X1: MYNDFGVLQSRENLPPLLWSAAQRFCTINKVYQENLEKCFVQQYSMTHRLETNKLRNVANFCTHLLGTDALSWHVLAYIRLTEEDTTSSSRIFIKILFQELSEHLGIRLLNERLNDPLMRDSFESIFPKDNPKNTRFSINFFTSIGLGGITENLREYLKNMPRLIMLLQQQQASSSSDDDFGSSSSSSSESSGSDRVRKRSR, encoded by the exons ATGTATAATGATTTTGGAGTGCTGCAGTCAAGAGAGAACTTACCTCCGCTACTATGGTCTGCTGCACAGCGGTTTTGCACGATCAACAAAGTCTATCAAGAGAACTTGGAGAAGTGCTTTGTTCAGCAATACTCAATGACTCACCGTCTGGAAACAAACAAGCTAAGAAATGTGGCAAATTTTTGTACGCACTTACTTGGCACCGATGCTCTATCCTGGCACGTCTTGGCGTACATACGTTTGACTGAGGAGGACACCACTTCATCATCACGAATATTCATCAAAATTCTCTTTCAG GAACTGTCAGAGCATCTGGGGATTCGTTTGCTGAATGAACGCCTGAATGATCCATTGATGCGGGACTCTTTTGAATCAATTTTCCCTAAAGACAATCCAAAGAACACAAGGTTCTCCATCAACTTCTTCACATCCATTGGACTTGGTGGCATAACTGAGAACTTGCGTGAGTATTTGAAGAACATGCCGCGGCTCATCATGCtgctgcagcagcagcaagcATCATCAAGCTCAGATGATGACTTCGGAAGTtcgagctcttcttcttctgaatCATCTGGAAGTGATAGGGTTAGAAAACGCAGTAGATAG